One window of the Eschrichtius robustus isolate mEscRob2 chromosome X, mEscRob2.pri, whole genome shotgun sequence genome contains the following:
- the MCTS1 gene encoding malignant T-cell-amplified sequence 1 isoform X2, which yields MFKKFDEKENVSNCIQLKTSVIKGIKNQLLEQFPGIEPWLNQIMPKKDPVKIVRCHEHIEILTVNGELLFFRQREGPFYPTLRLLHKYPFILPHQQVDKGAIKFVLSGANIMCPGLTSPGAKLYPAAVDTIVAIMAEGKQHALCVGVMKMSAEDIEKVNKGIGIENIHYLNDGLWHMKTYK from the exons ATGTTCAAGAA atttgatgaaaaagaaaatgtgtccaACTGCATCCAGTTGAAAACCTCAGTTATAAAGGGTATTAAGAACCAATTGTTAGAACAATTTCCAGGTATTGAACCATGGCTTAATCAAATCATGCCTAAGAAAGATCCTGTCAAAATAGTGCGATg CCATGAACATATAGAGATCCTTACAGTAAATGGAGAGTTACTATTTTTTAGACAAAGAGAAGGGCCTTTTTATCCAACCCTAAGATTACTTCACAAAT atCCTTTTATCCTGCCACACCAGCAGGTTGATAAAGGAGCCATCAAATTTGTACTCAGTGGAGCAAATATCATGTGTCCAGGCTTAACTTCTCCTGGAGCTAAACTTTACCCTGCTGCAGTAGATACGATTGTT GCAATCATGGCAGAAGGAAAACAGCATGCTCTGTGTGTTGGAGTCATGAAGATGTCTGCAGAAGATAT TGAGAAAGTCAACAAAGGAATTGGCATTGAAAATATCCATTATTTAAATGATGGGCTGTGGCATATGAAGACATATAAATGA
- the MCTS1 gene encoding malignant T-cell-amplified sequence 1 isoform X1: MGKGRFDEKENVSNCIQLKTSVIKGIKNQLLEQFPGIEPWLNQIMPKKDPVKIVRCHEHIEILTVNGELLFFRQREGPFYPTLRLLHKYPFILPHQQVDKGAIKFVLSGANIMCPGLTSPGAKLYPAAVDTIVAIMAEGKQHALCVGVMKMSAEDIEKVNKGIGIENIHYLNDGLWHMKTYK, from the exons ATGGGCAAAGGAAG atttgatgaaaaagaaaatgtgtccaACTGCATCCAGTTGAAAACCTCAGTTATAAAGGGTATTAAGAACCAATTGTTAGAACAATTTCCAGGTATTGAACCATGGCTTAATCAAATCATGCCTAAGAAAGATCCTGTCAAAATAGTGCGATg CCATGAACATATAGAGATCCTTACAGTAAATGGAGAGTTACTATTTTTTAGACAAAGAGAAGGGCCTTTTTATCCAACCCTAAGATTACTTCACAAAT atCCTTTTATCCTGCCACACCAGCAGGTTGATAAAGGAGCCATCAAATTTGTACTCAGTGGAGCAAATATCATGTGTCCAGGCTTAACTTCTCCTGGAGCTAAACTTTACCCTGCTGCAGTAGATACGATTGTT GCAATCATGGCAGAAGGAAAACAGCATGCTCTGTGTGTTGGAGTCATGAAGATGTCTGCAGAAGATAT TGAGAAAGTCAACAAAGGAATTGGCATTGAAAATATCCATTATTTAAATGATGGGCTGTGGCATATGAAGACATATAAATGA